One window from the genome of Gimesia aquarii encodes:
- a CDS encoding phosphatidylserine decarboxylase — MSSTSPNIKQNTDQKSYVELPVEPMDPQLKTIQPGGGIIINLEMLWGNWRRFWLKTFRRGYVNQMENTRKGDFNPCPHDVLDPRDLKYYENQGGYYWDKNDDPFTYRSQLPFAREGLAELIVLSILFFGGALLGIGFILTSQLPGFLTAIGWLLVLTLCLFGLEIVWFFRNPKRVVPEGDELIVSPADGTFDTIEEIEHHDFIGGPAIEIGIFLSIFNVHINRMPVTGKIIKLAYKPGKCLNALRAESARENERLEIYLQMPHPVLRPMLVQQITGAIARRIVCRLKPGDKLRKGDQFGMIKLGSRTVIVFPKEEGLEILTKPGDKLKAGSTILARYASSHDKNPSVAEEINEEA; from the coding sequence ATGAGTTCGACTTCTCCAAACATAAAACAGAATACCGATCAAAAATCGTATGTGGAACTTCCTGTGGAACCGATGGACCCCCAGCTAAAAACAATACAGCCGGGGGGGGGAATCATTATCAATTTAGAAATGTTGTGGGGAAATTGGCGCCGATTTTGGTTGAAGACGTTTCGTCGTGGCTATGTAAATCAAATGGAAAACACTCGCAAAGGTGATTTTAATCCTTGTCCACATGATGTACTTGATCCACGTGATCTAAAATATTACGAAAATCAAGGAGGCTACTACTGGGATAAGAATGATGATCCTTTCACTTACCGAAGCCAACTTCCCTTCGCCCGCGAAGGTCTGGCAGAACTGATTGTGCTTTCGATTCTGTTTTTTGGAGGTGCCCTCCTTGGTATAGGATTTATTCTAACAAGCCAACTTCCAGGATTTCTTACAGCGATTGGCTGGTTACTGGTTTTGACGTTGTGTTTATTCGGTCTGGAAATCGTCTGGTTCTTTCGAAATCCAAAGCGTGTCGTTCCTGAAGGTGACGAGCTCATTGTTTCTCCTGCCGACGGTACTTTTGATACGATTGAAGAAATAGAGCATCATGATTTCATTGGCGGGCCAGCGATTGAAATTGGAATATTTCTTTCCATCTTTAATGTCCATATTAACCGCATGCCTGTAACAGGTAAAATTATTAAACTTGCCTATAAACCAGGTAAATGCCTGAATGCGCTGCGCGCTGAATCGGCTCGTGAAAATGAGCGGTTAGAAATTTATTTACAAATGCCACATCCTGTCCTCAGACCCATGCTGGTTCAGCAAATTACCGGAGCGATAGCCCGACGTATTGTATGCCGACTGAAACCGGGAGACAAATTACGTAAGGGAGATCAGTTTGGAATGATTAAGTTAGGTTCACGAACCGTAATTGTATTTCCGAAAGAGGAAGGGTTAGAAATTCTGACAAAGCCAGGTGATAAACTGAAGGCCGGTTCTACGATTCTGGCACGATATGCATCATCTCATGACAAGAATCCGTCAGTTGCCGAGGAAATTAATGAAGAAGCGTAA
- the pssA gene encoding CDP-diacylglycerol--serine O-phosphatidyltransferase codes for MKKRKLIAVLPTLLTLGNAACGFGAITYAAKVGPEYLGQAANGGGLTRMLGSSPGIYNSFDNQHLFVAAVLIFVAMLFDALDGSAARWANQTSEFGAQLDSLCDAISFGIAPAFLMLQMVQFRTEYHPRLLWVIALLFAVCTILRLARFNVETDEDDTHEGFSGLPSPAAAGTVASFPIAMRGLQKLAEDSEPESFAQTVSLWLIPAVEMSLPWITLAVAALMVTRIQYAHVFNQLFTGQRSRRHVIQLVFSFALIFLVRELAIPVLFCYFAFSAPIHAFWGEVISGRLYKSKQI; via the coding sequence ATGAAGAAGCGTAAACTGATTGCAGTACTTCCGACGTTGTTAACGTTGGGTAATGCTGCCTGTGGATTTGGTGCAATTACTTATGCGGCAAAAGTCGGTCCGGAATACCTCGGTCAGGCTGCCAACGGAGGTGGATTAACCCGTATGTTGGGGTCTTCCCCCGGAATATACAATTCGTTCGATAATCAGCATTTGTTTGTTGCAGCGGTTCTCATCTTTGTGGCGATGCTGTTTGATGCACTGGATGGCAGTGCTGCCCGCTGGGCCAATCAGACGAGTGAATTTGGAGCACAACTCGACAGCCTGTGTGATGCCATTAGCTTCGGAATAGCCCCCGCATTTCTGATGCTACAAATGGTTCAGTTCAGAACCGAGTACCATCCGCGGTTATTGTGGGTGATTGCACTCCTGTTTGCTGTCTGCACGATTCTAAGGTTAGCTCGATTTAATGTGGAAACGGATGAAGACGACACTCATGAAGGCTTTAGCGGGCTTCCATCGCCGGCTGCCGCGGGAACTGTTGCCTCTTTTCCCATTGCGATGCGAGGGCTTCAGAAGTTGGCTGAAGATTCCGAACCGGAATCATTTGCACAGACAGTCTCTCTATGGCTAATACCAGCTGTTGAAATGTCGCTCCCCTGGATTACTTTGGCAGTAGCTGCTTTGATGGTTACACGGATTCAGTATGCCCATGTGTTTAACCAATTGTTCACAGGTCAACGTAGTCGAAGACACGTCATTCAGTTGGTCTTTTCCTTTGCATTGATTTTCCTGGTCCGCGAATTGGCGATCCCCGTTTTATTCTGTTATTTCGCGTTTTCCGCGCCAATTCATGCTTTTTGGGGAGAAGTTATCTCTGGGCGACTATACAAATCAAAACAAATCTGA
- a CDS encoding riboflavin synthase: MFTGLVEDRGTVQLLEKNGSAIDLTLEISELITNDAHIGDSVAINGCCLTVVEINSGTLKFQAGAETLGKTNLGLLSQGDQVNIERPLAADGRLGGHFVQGHVDGVGSIKCIDRDGEWITMWFEVPEALSLQMVPKGSVTVDGISLTIVDCQPAAFSIALIPHTLEVTTLGQKQVGSVVNIETDILGKYVQKLIPLRLDGFNERQ, translated from the coding sequence ATGTTTACGGGACTGGTCGAGGATCGGGGTACCGTTCAATTATTAGAAAAGAACGGCTCTGCTATCGATTTAACTCTTGAGATTTCGGAGCTCATCACGAATGATGCCCACATTGGTGATAGTGTGGCCATTAACGGATGCTGCCTGACTGTTGTTGAAATTAACTCGGGTACTCTTAAGTTTCAGGCAGGGGCAGAGACCCTTGGGAAAACTAACTTGGGACTGTTATCACAGGGTGACCAGGTTAATATTGAACGTCCTTTGGCAGCCGATGGTCGCTTGGGAGGCCATTTTGTTCAAGGGCACGTCGACGGCGTTGGTTCGATCAAGTGCATAGACAGGGATGGTGAGTGGATCACCATGTGGTTTGAAGTACCTGAAGCACTTTCCCTGCAAATGGTACCTAAAGGATCGGTCACAGTAGATGGAATTAGTTTGACCATCGTGGATTGCCAACCGGCTGCTTTCAGTATAGCGTTAATACCGCATACACTGGAAGTAACCACACTAGGCCAAAAACAGGTTGGCAGTGTTGTGAATATCGAAACAGATATACTCGGGAAGTATGTGCAAAAACTGATTCCCTTAAGACTTGATGGTTTCAATGAAAGACAATGA
- the rsmA gene encoding 16S rRNA (adenine(1518)-N(6)/adenine(1519)-N(6))-dimethyltransferase RsmA — translation MKDNDRQTRSYLMQLFEQHGFNPRSDLGQNFLIDLNIIEYVVDHGHIQPNDIVLEVGTGTGGMTTFMAQQAKHVISVEYDQNMYTLASEAIQNYQNVTLLNCDALKNKNNLSPQVLSAIDEQLEANPGSRLKLVANLPYNIATPIVSNLVASDLPWDRMVVTIQYELGLKMSCKPSTSNYGALSVWLQSQCFVKLLKKLGPTVFWPRPKVDSAIVQLTPNPPLKKKIRDRVFFQDFLRRVFQHRRKLMRSTLVGMYSKQLSKSEVDSILLEHGIVKEKTRAEELTVPSLIELANSFHEQVTQKANV, via the coding sequence ATGAAAGACAATGATAGGCAGACTCGATCATATTTAATGCAGCTTTTTGAGCAGCATGGTTTTAACCCGCGCTCTGATTTGGGACAAAACTTTCTGATTGATCTGAATATTATTGAGTACGTTGTCGATCATGGCCATATTCAACCGAACGACATCGTCCTGGAAGTCGGCACGGGAACAGGGGGAATGACGACCTTTATGGCCCAGCAGGCAAAACATGTTATATCAGTCGAATATGATCAGAATATGTATACGCTGGCGAGTGAAGCCATTCAAAACTATCAAAATGTCACATTGCTCAACTGCGACGCATTAAAAAATAAAAATAACCTGTCGCCTCAGGTGCTATCTGCGATTGATGAACAACTAGAGGCAAATCCTGGTAGTCGTCTCAAGCTTGTGGCTAATCTTCCTTACAATATCGCAACTCCTATTGTTTCCAACCTCGTGGCTTCTGATCTTCCCTGGGATCGCATGGTGGTCACGATTCAGTATGAGCTTGGATTGAAGATGTCCTGCAAACCTTCGACTTCTAACTACGGTGCCTTGTCGGTTTGGTTACAGTCACAATGTTTTGTCAAGCTTCTCAAAAAGTTAGGACCCACTGTATTTTGGCCTCGACCGAAAGTCGATTCCGCCATCGTACAATTAACTCCGAATCCACCACTCAAGAAAAAGATTAGAGATCGAGTTTTCTTCCAGGATTTTCTGAGGCGCGTGTTTCAGCACCGACGAAAGTTGATGCGTAGTACACTCGTTGGAATGTATAGCAAGCAACTCTCTAAGTCTGAAGTGGATTCTATTTTATTAGAGCATGGGATCGTGAAAGAAAAAACACGCGCGGAAGAACTCACCGTTCCTAGCTTGATTGAATTAGCAAATTCATTTCATGAGCAAGTCACACAGAAGGCAAACGTTTAA
- the guaB gene encoding IMP dehydrogenase codes for MEDRIICQGITFDDVLLQPAYSEVMPSEVSVASQLTKNIPLNVPIISSPMDTVTESDMAIGMAQEGGVGIIHKNMTPEQQSMQVDLVKRSEHGVIVDPVTLPPEATVAEAAEIMKRRNIGGVPVTKDGKLAGILTSRDLRFLDSPETRISEVMTKEKLVTATEDTTLEEAQRILLENKVEKLLLVDENYQLKGLITIKDIDKTMQFPLASKDSRGRLRVGAAVGVFDFERAALLIEKGVDLLVVDSAHGHSGNVVQTVREIKDRWDIDVVAGNVATEQGARDLADAGADAVKVGIGPGSICTTRIISGVGVPQLTAISNAAKALEGSGVPVIADGGIRFSGDIAKALAAGAHTVMLGGLLAGLDESPGELILYQGRSFKRYRGMGSMGAMVKGSSERYRQSSIKQDGKDSAKKLVPEGVEGRVPYKGPLQNLLYQLVGGLRAGMGYLGVQSVAEMRTEARFIQVSAATVRENHPHDISVTQEAPNYTAEHLPME; via the coding sequence ATGGAAGATCGCATTATCTGTCAGGGAATCACATTTGATGATGTACTGTTACAACCTGCTTATAGTGAAGTCATGCCTTCAGAAGTCAGTGTTGCCAGCCAGCTCACTAAAAATATCCCTCTCAATGTTCCCATCATCAGCAGCCCTATGGACACCGTTACCGAAAGCGATATGGCCATTGGGATGGCACAAGAGGGAGGGGTTGGCATTATCCACAAAAACATGACTCCCGAACAACAGTCTATGCAGGTAGATCTGGTGAAGCGGAGCGAGCATGGTGTGATTGTGGATCCTGTGACACTACCACCGGAAGCGACAGTGGCAGAAGCTGCCGAAATAATGAAGCGAAGAAATATTGGTGGAGTACCTGTCACGAAAGATGGGAAACTTGCGGGGATTTTGACGAGTAGGGATTTAAGGTTTCTTGATTCACCTGAAACCCGAATTTCTGAAGTGATGACGAAAGAAAAGCTTGTAACGGCTACGGAAGATACAACGCTTGAAGAGGCTCAACGGATATTATTGGAAAATAAGGTCGAGAAACTTCTGCTGGTTGACGAAAATTATCAACTGAAGGGGCTCATTACGATCAAAGACATCGACAAGACGATGCAATTCCCGCTGGCCTCAAAAGATTCACGAGGTCGGCTGCGAGTGGGAGCTGCTGTCGGCGTATTTGATTTTGAGCGAGCCGCTTTATTGATTGAGAAAGGGGTTGATCTCCTGGTTGTTGATAGTGCTCATGGCCATTCTGGCAATGTAGTGCAGACTGTGAGAGAAATCAAAGACCGATGGGACATCGATGTAGTCGCTGGAAATGTGGCTACAGAACAAGGTGCCCGTGATTTGGCAGATGCGGGAGCGGATGCCGTCAAAGTCGGAATTGGACCTGGATCAATTTGTACAACTCGAATTATCTCAGGTGTGGGAGTTCCCCAGTTAACGGCCATTTCCAATGCGGCAAAAGCATTGGAAGGCTCGGGAGTTCCCGTGATTGCCGACGGAGGAATTCGTTTTAGTGGCGACATCGCCAAGGCACTGGCAGCCGGTGCTCATACGGTAATGTTGGGAGGATTACTTGCAGGTCTGGATGAAAGTCCGGGCGAATTGATTTTATATCAGGGACGTAGTTTTAAACGTTACCGTGGTATGGGATCAATGGGAGCAATGGTTAAAGGCAGTAGCGAACGTTACCGCCAAAGTTCAATCAAACAAGATGGAAAGGACTCTGCTAAAAAACTCGTTCCTGAAGGAGTGGAAGGACGTGTCCCCTATAAAGGACCACTTCAAAATCTGCTCTACCAGCTTGTAGGAGGGCTTCGGGCAGGAATGGGATATTTAGGTGTCCAATCCGTCGCGGAAATGCGAACAGAGGCCAGATTTATTCAAGTCTCTGCAGCAACGGTTAGGGAGAACCATCCGCATGACATTTCAGTCACTCAGGAAGCACCAAATTACACGGCCGAACATTTACCTATGGAATAA